A genomic window from Brevibacillus agri includes:
- a CDS encoding RNA polymerase sigma factor, with protein MGMAIKRSAQPSDPASGDYYESRPFTELYDEYFDRVNRYLRCRVQSTWDADDLTTVVFLKALEKFDQYSRTSPFASWIFRIAHNTYVDFMRKNRELPVDQEDFLGSEPDDTWQPERQALTNEEIRLLRDRLDLLSQDQKDVLMLRYFADLKISQVAEVLGKTESSIKMISYRGLQKLQKMYERGDSE; from the coding sequence ATGGGAATGGCGATAAAGCGTTCCGCGCAACCATCGGACCCAGCATCTGGAGACTATTACGAATCTCGTCCTTTTACCGAACTGTACGACGAGTATTTCGACCGCGTGAACCGTTATTTGCGCTGCCGTGTCCAGAGTACGTGGGATGCCGATGATCTGACCACCGTGGTCTTTTTGAAAGCGCTGGAAAAATTCGATCAATACAGCAGAACGAGTCCGTTTGCCTCCTGGATATTCCGTATTGCTCACAATACATACGTGGACTTTATGCGAAAAAACAGGGAGCTTCCCGTCGACCAGGAGGACTTTTTGGGAAGCGAACCGGATGATACGTGGCAGCCGGAACGGCAGGCGTTGACCAACGAGGAAATTCGCCTGCTTCGTGACCGGCTGGACTTGTTGTCGCAGGATCAGAAGGATGTCCTCATGCTTCGCTATTTTGCCGACCTGAAAATCAGTCAGGTCGCTGAAGTGCTTGGCAAGACAGAATCGAGCATCAAAATGATCTCCTATCGGGGCTTACAAAAACTTCAGAAGATGTACGAAAGGGGGGACTCCGAATGA
- a CDS encoding GNAT family N-acetyltransferase produces the protein MLEGRSSGRDGAVFSGKLTRFTFFRLSVDPSRQGRGIGRSIIRWLEAWAAQNGKAALTCRVRMEMEANMRLYRSEGFVVTQEEIVQREGTTGIPTAHMRKTIGN, from the coding sequence TTGCTGGAGGGACGATCATCCGGCAGGGATGGTGCGGTTTTTAGTGGAAAGCTGACTCGCTTTACTTTTTTTCGGCTCTCCGTCGATCCTTCCCGGCAAGGCAGAGGAATCGGCCGTTCGATCATTCGCTGGCTGGAAGCGTGGGCGGCCCAAAACGGAAAAGCAGCGTTGACTTGCCGAGTGAGGATGGAAATGGAAGCAAACATGAGGCTGTACCGTTCGGAAGGCTTCGTGGTGACGCAGGAGGAAATCGTGCAAAGGGAAGGGACGACAGGCATCCCTACTGCGCATATGCGAAAAACCATCGGTAACTAG
- a CDS encoding cell wall hydrolase yields the protein MKTREARMRFFFFLNSFALLLLCLFVTPTSASAPHVKKTAPVPVQATAAPVQAAKKETKTAIPATQVKRDSVQVSRDDRRKVIRHGKGKISDRDMELLARLVYAEGRGEPYEGQVAIAAVVLNRVASSQFPNTVREVIFAPNAFSPVRNGRLSSQTNESARRAVADAVNGKDPTNGSLYFFNPDTATSKWIWSRPQTVVIGNHRFAR from the coding sequence ATGAAGACACGAGAAGCGCGAATGCGCTTTTTCTTCTTTCTCAACAGTTTTGCCTTGCTTCTTCTGTGCCTGTTCGTCACGCCGACGAGCGCTTCGGCACCTCACGTGAAGAAAACAGCGCCTGTTCCGGTACAAGCCACAGCGGCTCCCGTACAGGCTGCCAAAAAGGAAACAAAAACTGCTATCCCTGCCACACAAGTAAAGCGCGATTCTGTCCAGGTCAGCCGGGACGATCGCCGCAAAGTGATTCGGCATGGAAAAGGAAAAATTTCAGATAGGGATATGGAACTGCTTGCCCGGTTGGTCTATGCGGAAGGCCGGGGTGAACCGTATGAGGGACAGGTAGCGATTGCTGCTGTCGTATTGAATCGGGTAGCTTCTTCACAATTTCCAAATACGGTACGGGAGGTCATTTTCGCTCCCAACGCGTTTTCGCCAGTCCGTAACGGCAGACTCTCGTCCCAAACAAATGAGAGCGCCAGAAGGGCAGTCGCGGATGCGGTGAATGGAAAGGATCCGACCAATGGCTCCCTCTACTTCTTCAATCCTGATACCGCCACATCCAAATGGATCTGGTCCAGGCCCCAGACAGTCGTGATCGGCAACCACCGTTTTGCCCGTTAA
- a CDS encoding trans-sulfuration enzyme family protein: MGERFETTTVHIGHAPLRQAESKSTPIYQTSVFAFDSLEEVEKYYAGEGEYLYTRNGNPNQAELAFAVARLEQAEAGVSAASGMGAIMAGLLSILSPGDHVLASHEIYGGTYALLQKELSRFGIELECIVLDEGIHLASRVRPTTKLFFLETITNPLLTVVDLPSWIRQAKELGLFVMVDNTFATPYLVQPITFGADLVVHSGTKYIGGHSDVTCGVLVGSRPLIERATEIVVNYGASLSPFEAWLAARGLKTLAVRMERQCDNAREVARFLQSHPAVSRVYYPSQEATSFFARPKQGAMVSFALRDESEIYEFYRALDWIQFVPSLAGVETSVSHPVTTSHRAFSEEQRQATGITMGLVRISVGIEAIDDILSELGRALGK; this comes from the coding sequence GTGGGCGAACGATTCGAAACGACTACCGTGCATATTGGACACGCGCCTCTGAGGCAAGCGGAGAGCAAGTCTACCCCGATTTACCAGACATCTGTTTTTGCCTTCGATAGCCTGGAAGAAGTCGAAAAGTACTACGCGGGCGAAGGCGAATATTTGTACACGCGCAACGGCAATCCGAACCAGGCCGAGCTGGCTTTTGCCGTTGCCCGTCTGGAGCAAGCGGAGGCGGGGGTCAGCGCGGCATCCGGCATGGGGGCGATCATGGCTGGCTTGCTTTCGATCCTCTCCCCCGGCGATCACGTTCTCGCCTCTCACGAAATATACGGAGGCACTTACGCGTTGCTGCAAAAAGAACTGTCGCGTTTTGGCATCGAGCTGGAGTGTATCGTGCTTGACGAGGGGATCCATTTGGCGAGCCGCGTACGGCCTACGACAAAGCTGTTTTTCTTGGAAACGATTACCAATCCGCTGCTCACGGTGGTCGATCTGCCTTCCTGGATTCGCCAGGCAAAAGAACTCGGCCTGTTTGTCATGGTCGACAATACGTTTGCGACGCCGTATCTCGTCCAGCCGATCACCTTTGGCGCGGATTTGGTGGTGCACAGCGGAACCAAGTACATCGGCGGGCACAGCGACGTGACGTGCGGTGTGCTGGTCGGAAGCCGTCCGCTCATCGAGCGCGCGACGGAAATCGTCGTCAATTACGGCGCGTCCCTCAGTCCGTTCGAAGCGTGGCTGGCGGCGCGCGGGCTGAAGACGTTGGCGGTCCGAATGGAGCGGCAATGCGACAATGCGCGCGAAGTGGCCAGGTTTTTGCAAAGCCATCCGGCTGTCAGCCGCGTCTACTACCCGAGCCAGGAGGCGACGTCGTTTTTCGCCAGACCGAAGCAAGGGGCGATGGTGTCGTTTGCGCTTCGGGATGAGAGTGAGATTTACGAGTTTTACCGGGCCCTGGACTGGATCCAGTTCGTGCCGTCTCTGGCCGGAGTAGAGACGAGCGTTTCCCATCCGGTTACGACCTCGCATCGCGCTTTTTCCGAGGAACAGCGGCAGGCGACCGGGATTACGATGGGACTGGTCCGCATATCTGTCGGGATCGAGGCCATCGACGACATTTTGAGCGAGCTTGGCCGTGCTTTAGGGAAGTAA
- a CDS encoding peptidylprolyl isomerase: MKKFFMTLFTCLMAIALVTGCSSASNETAPTEPTQPTTPTAKPDSKEPAQPPGPTGEKKYDKAPAMQIDKNKTYQAKISTTMGDITIDLFAKDAPIAVNNFVFLAKDKFYDGLTFHRVIKDFMIQTGDPLGNGTGGPGYTFEDELKNGHKYEVGVVAMANAGRNTNGSQFFIGSGKDVEGLENVPNYTIFGKVVGGMDVVQKIAGTKVKKNPQTGELSVPEQPIKINTVTITEK; this comes from the coding sequence ATGAAAAAGTTTTTCATGACCCTGTTCACATGTCTGATGGCAATCGCCTTGGTTACGGGTTGTTCCAGTGCAAGCAACGAAACGGCTCCGACAGAGCCTACTCAGCCGACTACGCCAACTGCAAAACCTGATTCCAAGGAGCCTGCCCAGCCTCCAGGCCCTACTGGCGAGAAAAAGTACGACAAAGCTCCTGCCATGCAGATCGACAAAAACAAGACTTATCAAGCGAAAATCTCCACTACAATGGGAGACATTACGATTGATCTGTTCGCCAAAGACGCGCCAATTGCCGTGAACAACTTCGTCTTTTTGGCCAAAGACAAGTTTTACGACGGTCTGACTTTCCACCGCGTCATCAAAGATTTCATGATCCAGACGGGCGATCCGCTGGGCAACGGAACCGGCGGCCCTGGCTACACGTTCGAGGACGAGCTGAAAAACGGCCACAAATACGAAGTCGGCGTGGTCGCGATGGCTAACGCTGGACGCAACACAAACGGCAGCCAATTTTTCATCGGTTCCGGAAAAGATGTAGAAGGTTTGGAAAACGTACCGAATTACACCATTTTCGGAAAAGTCGTAGGCGGAATGGATGTCGTGCAAAAAATCGCGGGCACGAAAGTGAAGAAAAATCCGCAAACGGGCGAACTGAGCGTGCCGGAGCAACCGATCAAAATCAACACCGTAACCATTACCGAAAAGTAA
- a CDS encoding SDR family NAD(P)-dependent oxidoreductase produces MTRFDLTGKKAIITGAGRGIGKALAVGLAEAGAQVAVVSRTESDLQEVVQAIEANGGVACPIAADVTEAGAAEKVVAQALDALGGLHILVNNAGMNIRKKAHEVSEAEWDRIMDLNLKAAFFLSQAAARTMCEQRYGRIVNIASVAGLVALRTGVAYGASKAGVIQMTRVLALEWSKFGVNVNAIAPWYFRTPLTEALLNDEAFVQEVLQRTPSGRIGDVEDLVGPTIFLSSDAAAYISGQTIAVDGGMSVYGF; encoded by the coding sequence ATGACACGATTTGACTTGACTGGAAAAAAAGCAATCATTACCGGAGCGGGCAGGGGCATCGGAAAAGCGCTGGCTGTCGGTCTGGCGGAGGCAGGCGCACAGGTTGCGGTCGTCTCCCGAACCGAGTCGGACTTGCAGGAAGTCGTGCAAGCGATTGAGGCAAATGGCGGGGTAGCTTGTCCGATCGCAGCGGATGTGACGGAAGCAGGGGCGGCGGAAAAAGTCGTAGCCCAAGCCCTGGACGCTTTGGGCGGCTTGCATATCCTCGTGAACAACGCAGGCATGAACATCCGGAAAAAAGCCCATGAAGTGAGCGAGGCAGAGTGGGATCGCATCATGGACCTGAACCTGAAGGCGGCGTTTTTCTTGAGCCAGGCTGCCGCGAGGACGATGTGCGAGCAGCGCTACGGACGGATCGTCAACATCGCGTCTGTCGCAGGGCTTGTGGCGCTGCGCACGGGAGTGGCCTACGGAGCGAGCAAGGCAGGCGTCATTCAGATGACGCGCGTGCTTGCGCTGGAGTGGAGCAAATTCGGCGTCAATGTCAACGCGATTGCGCCGTGGTATTTCCGCACGCCGCTGACGGAAGCGCTGTTGAATGACGAGGCGTTTGTGCAAGAAGTGTTGCAGCGGACTCCAAGCGGACGGATTGGCGATGTGGAAGATTTGGTTGGCCCTACGATTTTCCTTTCGTCCGATGCGGCTGCCTACATATCCGGTCAAACGATTGCGGTAGACGGCGGAATGTCCGTGTACGGCTTTTGA
- a CDS encoding TolB family protein, with amino-acid sequence MREEEKYPQGHNDDQTVAQLLTHLKRMRRSVPVNYQLKADLRKQLLERMKELEAKKGQAQGGQQPWKRRKLLWISCAALVVALSVGVCLWWGRGAVTIQKHEVLTLPAESSVEQVDIDRSATQIAYIAHQSELRTLPIDGDTKPATVKLPPTKGKYVAVAWSNQGKQIAVVEQAEQMSRLWIVELPTAYSMGSSRLLKEEEGVAYSSPSWSQHDDSIAYTRSKGGNDEIWVSSTISFQEWKLTEGSQPEWSPDGRFLAFRKEGAVQVMEMRTGLISMLGQGQWASWRSEQELTYTQPDGQLMVANVGDEPFVTKELQLRNQHAAELIRGNWAAKGKQILLISRESQPRELVVSLASR; translated from the coding sequence ATGAGAGAGGAGGAGAAATACCCCCAAGGTCACAATGACGATCAGACTGTAGCTCAACTCCTGACCCATTTGAAGCGTATGCGCCGTTCTGTCCCTGTCAACTACCAGTTGAAGGCTGATTTGAGAAAGCAGTTGCTGGAACGAATGAAAGAACTGGAAGCAAAAAAAGGGCAGGCTCAAGGAGGACAACAGCCGTGGAAGAGACGCAAGCTGCTCTGGATTAGCTGTGCGGCGCTGGTTGTTGCGCTGTCCGTCGGGGTTTGCCTGTGGTGGGGCAGAGGTGCCGTGACGATCCAAAAGCATGAGGTGCTCACTTTGCCTGCCGAATCGTCTGTGGAACAGGTGGATATCGACAGGTCCGCGACACAGATTGCCTACATCGCCCATCAGTCCGAGCTGCGGACGCTTCCGATCGATGGCGACACAAAGCCTGCCACTGTCAAATTGCCTCCGACAAAAGGCAAGTACGTGGCGGTGGCCTGGTCGAACCAGGGCAAGCAAATCGCGGTTGTCGAGCAGGCCGAGCAGATGTCCCGGCTGTGGATCGTGGAGCTGCCAACGGCGTACAGCATGGGCAGCAGTCGTCTTTTAAAAGAAGAAGAAGGCGTCGCCTACAGCTCTCCAAGCTGGTCGCAGCATGACGACTCGATTGCCTATACCCGCTCGAAAGGCGGCAATGACGAAATTTGGGTCAGCAGCACCATTTCCTTTCAGGAATGGAAGCTTACCGAGGGCTCGCAGCCGGAATGGTCCCCAGATGGACGCTTTTTGGCGTTTCGCAAGGAAGGGGCCGTGCAGGTCATGGAAATGCGTACAGGGCTGATTTCGATGCTCGGACAAGGCCAGTGGGCTTCCTGGCGCTCCGAGCAGGAGCTGACCTATACGCAGCCGGACGGCCAGTTAATGGTAGCCAACGTGGGAGACGAGCCTTTCGTGACAAAAGAGCTGCAACTGCGCAACCAGCATGCTGCCGAGCTGATCCGCGGGAATTGGGCGGCAAAAGGAAAGCAAATCCTGCTTATTTCGCGTGAAAGTCAGCCGCGGGAGCTGGTTGTTTCACTGGCGTCACGATAA